In the Flavobacterium sp. J372 genome, one interval contains:
- a CDS encoding bifunctional 4-hydroxy-2-oxoglutarate aldolase/2-dehydro-3-deoxy-phosphogluconate aldolase: protein MAKYSRIEVANVMKETGLVPLFFHEDVEVAKQVLKACYDGGARLMEFTSRGDFAFEVFGVLNKYALAELPGMILGVGSVTDAAAASLYMQMGANFIVTPVLREDIALICNRRKVLWSPGCGSLTEIARAEELGCEIVKLFPGDIYSPDFIKAIKGPCPWTSIMPTGGVTTNRDNLISWFDAGATCVGIGSQLISKEILDNSDFEGLQAKVSETIAIIKEIRSK, encoded by the coding sequence ATGGCGAAATATTCAAGGATAGAAGTAGCGAATGTTATGAAGGAAACGGGGCTTGTGCCATTGTTCTTTCACGAAGATGTTGAGGTTGCAAAACAAGTGCTCAAAGCCTGCTATGACGGAGGTGCAAGGCTGATGGAATTTACCAGCCGGGGCGATTTTGCCTTTGAAGTATTCGGGGTGCTGAACAAGTATGCGTTGGCCGAACTTCCGGGAATGATACTCGGTGTAGGCTCGGTTACAGATGCTGCTGCTGCCTCCCTATATATGCAGATGGGCGCCAATTTTATTGTGACGCCTGTATTACGCGAAGACATTGCCCTTATATGCAACCGCAGGAAGGTACTGTGGTCACCAGGCTGTGGCTCACTTACCGAGATAGCAAGGGCCGAAGAGCTGGGCTGCGAAATAGTGAAACTCTTCCCGGGAGACATCTACAGCCCTGACTTCATTAAGGCCATAAAAGGCCCTTGTCCGTGGACAAGCATTATGCCTACGGGTGGCGTTACCACAAACCGGGATAATCTTATAAGCTGGTTTGATGCCGGGGCAACATGTGTTGGCATAGGCTCGCAACTCATATCAAAAGAAATATTAGATAATAGCGATTTTGAAGGATTGCAGGCCAAAGTGAGTGAAACCATTGCCATAATCAAAGAAATACGTTCAAAATAA
- a CDS encoding UxaA family hydrolase, with amino-acid sequence MQKKLIKVNPTDNVAVALVDLTHGEVISFEGRDVVVLDDVKAKHKIALEDLMPGDRIIMYGVLVGKASAFIGKGRLLSTKNVKHESDKVTGKTDTIGWDIPNADKWKDRTFMGYHRADGQVGTENVWLFFPLVFCENRNIEILKDIFEKELMRPKETDYQRLLRSLVNKENGVSDSDIKSSDDNLFKNIQVKFITHQGGCGGIRQDSHSLAKLLAGYVNNPNVAGATVLSLGCQNLQIQIFKDALDEINPNLDKPVLIYDQQQMGTIDAMLSSVVKDSFEAIKKANEQQRHPAPLSKLKIGLECGGSDGFSGISANPTLGVMSDLLAAIGGTTILSEFPELCGVEQELVNRCVEEQDGIRFLQLMKWYEKTVVDAGSGFDMNPSPGNIKDGLITDAMKSAGAAKKGGTSPIVGVSDYGEYITKPGLNLLCTPGNDVECTTAMVGSGANMVLFTTGLGTPTGNPIAPVVKISSNTQLAEKMPDIIDFNTGEIITGEKTIDEMADELLEFIINVASGNIITKAAILNQNDFIPWKRGGFIINKKAAISRFFIYGFVWMTGV; translated from the coding sequence ATGCAGAAGAAATTGATAAAGGTAAACCCTACGGATAATGTGGCTGTAGCCCTGGTTGACCTGACACATGGCGAAGTTATTTCATTTGAAGGCCGTGATGTAGTTGTGCTTGACGATGTAAAAGCTAAACATAAGATTGCGCTGGAAGATTTAATGCCGGGCGACAGGATAATAATGTATGGGGTTTTGGTAGGGAAAGCAAGTGCCTTTATTGGCAAGGGCCGCCTGCTATCTACAAAAAATGTAAAGCATGAAAGTGATAAAGTTACCGGTAAGACCGATACTATAGGCTGGGACATACCTAATGCGGATAAATGGAAAGACCGCACATTTATGGGCTACCACCGTGCAGACGGGCAGGTTGGTACTGAAAACGTATGGCTGTTTTTCCCGTTGGTTTTTTGCGAAAACAGGAATATTGAGATATTGAAAGATATCTTTGAAAAAGAGCTGATGCGCCCCAAAGAAACAGATTACCAGCGTTTGCTGCGTTCTCTTGTAAATAAAGAAAATGGGGTTTCTGACAGCGATATAAAATCAAGTGATGATAACCTGTTCAAAAATATTCAGGTAAAGTTTATCACACATCAGGGTGGCTGCGGGGGTATACGCCAGGATTCTCACAGTCTTGCTAAACTGCTTGCGGGTTATGTAAACAACCCGAACGTAGCCGGGGCTACAGTACTGAGCCTTGGCTGCCAAAACCTGCAGATACAGATTTTTAAGGATGCGCTGGATGAAATTAACCCGAACCTGGACAAGCCAGTACTTATTTATGACCAGCAGCAAATGGGCACAATTGATGCCATGCTTAGCAGTGTTGTAAAAGACAGTTTTGAAGCCATTAAAAAGGCTAATGAACAGCAAAGGCACCCCGCACCACTGTCTAAACTTAAAATAGGTCTGGAATGCGGCGGATCGGATGGGTTCTCGGGCATCTCGGCTAACCCCACTTTGGGTGTGATGTCTGATTTGCTTGCTGCTATTGGCGGGACAACTATACTTAGCGAGTTCCCAGAGCTTTGCGGGGTAGAGCAGGAGCTGGTAAACCGCTGTGTTGAAGAACAGGACGGCATACGTTTCCTTCAGCTGATGAAGTGGTATGAAAAAACAGTGGTTGATGCAGGCTCAGGCTTTGACATGAATCCTTCACCCGGCAATATCAAAGACGGCCTTATCACCGATGCCATGAAATCTGCGGGGGCTGCCAAAAAAGGCGGAACTTCTCCAATAGTAGGGGTTTCAGATTATGGCGAATACATTACAAAACCGGGCCTTAACTTATTATGCACACCCGGCAATGACGTTGAGTGTACAACAGCAATGGTAGGGTCGGGCGCTAATATGGTACTCTTTACAACCGGACTTGGGACGCCGACAGGCAACCCGATTGCCCCGGTTGTAAAAATATCGAGCAATACACAACTGGCAGAAAAGATGCCGGACATTATAGACTTTAACACAGGCGAAATTATAACCGGTGAAAAAACGATTGATGAAATGGCTGATGAACTGCTGGAATTTATAATAAATGTTGCAAGCGGAAATATTATCACAAAGGCGGCGATACTCAACCAAAATGATTTCATTCCCTGGAAGCGAGGGGGTTTCATTATAAATAAAAAAGCGGCTATTAGCCGCTTTTTTATTTATGGTTTCGTGTGGATGACTGGCGTATGA
- a CDS encoding glycoside hydrolase family 28 protein codes for MSCASKYTADRSAGISSGWDMMQQIVNSVEEPVFQNRSYNIKDFGAVANAQYNNTEAFRNAIKKCAEEGGGTVIVGPGKYYTGPIHLESNINLHLEEGAEILFSTNPADYPLVHTSWEGTELMNYSPLIYAYGKTNVAVTGKGTLNGQATEANWWPWAGKGYGFKKGMPSQADPLNRDRLVQLAEDGVPVKDRVFGDGHYIRPSFIQFFECKNVMLKDIKIVNAPFWIIHPIKCTDVIVDGLTITSHGPNNDGCDPEYCRNVIIRNCSFNTGDDCIAIKSGRDGDGRRVNIPSENIVVQNCKMFDGHGGVTMGSEISAGVRNVFVDNCDMDSPELDRAIRIKSNTRRGGFVENVYVRNVRIGQVKESVLGIDMFYSIHGNQTGNYLPVVRNIFIENVMVKIGGKYGILAKGIKAAPITGITFQDVTIDKVEKEYLIENVENLQLINTKINGVVMQSPAN; via the coding sequence GTGTCTTGTGCCTCAAAGTATACCGCTGACAGGAGCGCCGGTATTTCTTCGGGATGGGATATGATGCAACAAATTGTAAATAGTGTTGAGGAACCGGTGTTTCAAAACAGAAGTTATAACATTAAGGATTTTGGCGCTGTTGCAAACGCACAATATAATAATACCGAAGCTTTCAGAAATGCAATAAAAAAATGTGCTGAAGAGGGTGGCGGCACTGTAATTGTTGGCCCCGGAAAATACTACACCGGGCCAATCCATCTTGAAAGCAACATCAACCTTCATCTGGAAGAGGGTGCCGAAATTCTCTTCAGTACCAACCCGGCTGACTATCCATTGGTACATACATCATGGGAAGGTACAGAACTTATGAACTATTCGCCGCTTATATATGCGTATGGCAAAACTAATGTTGCGGTAACAGGCAAAGGAACACTTAACGGCCAGGCTACCGAAGCTAACTGGTGGCCGTGGGCGGGTAAAGGCTACGGTTTTAAAAAAGGGATGCCAAGCCAGGCCGATCCGTTAAACCGCGACCGCCTTGTACAGCTGGCTGAAGACGGTGTGCCTGTGAAGGATCGTGTGTTTGGAGACGGGCATTACATAAGGCCTTCATTTATACAGTTCTTTGAATGCAAGAATGTAATGCTTAAAGATATAAAGATAGTTAATGCTCCATTTTGGATAATTCATCCTATAAAATGTACTGATGTAATTGTTGACGGACTCACTATTACAAGCCATGGCCCAAACAATGATGGCTGCGACCCTGAATATTGCAGGAATGTAATAATACGCAATTGCAGCTTTAATACAGGCGATGACTGTATTGCTATAAAATCGGGTCGCGACGGCGATGGGCGAAGGGTAAATATACCAAGTGAAAATATTGTGGTTCAAAACTGCAAGATGTTTGACGGGCATGGCGGTGTAACCATGGGCAGCGAGATTTCTGCAGGGGTGCGCAATGTATTTGTTGATAATTGTGATATGGACAGCCCGGAGCTTGACAGGGCAATAAGGATAAAATCAAACACAAGGCGTGGCGGCTTTGTGGAAAATGTATACGTAAGAAATGTGAGGATAGGCCAGGTAAAAGAGTCTGTGCTTGGCATAGATATGTTTTATTCTATCCATGGCAACCAGACGGGTAATTATCTGCCGGTTGTACGCAACATATTCATTGAAAATGTAATGGTGAAAATTGGCGGGAAGTACGGTATCCTGGCTAAGGGAATTAAAGCAGCGCCCATTACCGGAATTACATTTCAGGATGTAACAATTGATAAGGTAGAGAAAGAATACCTTATAGAAAATGTTGAAAATCTGCAGCTTATAAATACGAAAATAAACGGGGTAGTAATGCAAAGCCCTGCAAACTAA
- a CDS encoding tagaturonate reductase has translation MEKLSRKSRGLESKLPVKVVQFGEGNFLRAFVDYAFQRLNNELGFNAGIAMVQPLENGMVHMINDQDGLYTLFMNGVKKGEKIQDIELITNVVKGINPYKAYDDFLALAKEEELQFIISNTTEAGIEYIDTDTPGMRPPVAFPARLTVLLYERYRYFEGNASKGVTVIPCELINYNADTLKEIILKYISLWNLEEGFKTWLLEACSFHNTLVDRIVPGYPRNEIEDYNIKLDYHDNLIVAAEPFFLWVIEGDEALKQKLPFHKTNLNVKIVDDMQPFRTLKVRILNGAHTAMVPFSILYGNETVKQTVDGDFTGAFVNSIISEISGTLPMDKKEVDAYAEEVMDRFRNPFIKHQLSDIALNSISKFKVRVLPSLLQYQKDNGQLPKSLTFSMACLMLFYKGSWKGTVLPVKDSPEITDEFIAAWQLPQIEMVVSRILGNEEFWGEDLNNVSGLGDELVRTITEIENSGLEKAYMEYNRQYQS, from the coding sequence ATGGAAAAATTAAGCAGGAAGAGCAGGGGGCTTGAAAGTAAGCTGCCTGTAAAAGTAGTACAGTTTGGGGAGGGTAACTTTTTAAGGGCGTTTGTAGATTACGCATTTCAGAGGCTGAATAATGAGCTGGGTTTCAACGCGGGCATTGCCATGGTGCAGCCGCTTGAGAACGGAATGGTTCATATGATAAATGACCAGGATGGCTTGTACACCCTCTTTATGAATGGTGTAAAGAAAGGCGAAAAAATACAGGATATAGAGCTTATTACCAATGTAGTAAAAGGCATTAATCCATACAAAGCGTATGATGATTTCCTTGCACTTGCAAAAGAAGAGGAACTGCAATTCATCATATCAAACACTACTGAGGCAGGTATAGAGTACATTGATACTGATACGCCCGGCATGCGCCCGCCTGTTGCGTTTCCGGCCAGGCTTACGGTGTTGCTTTATGAAAGGTACAGGTATTTTGAAGGAAATGCATCAAAAGGCGTGACTGTTATTCCTTGTGAGCTTATCAACTATAATGCAGATACGCTGAAGGAAATCATACTGAAATACATCAGCTTGTGGAATCTTGAGGAAGGATTTAAAACATGGCTGCTTGAAGCCTGTAGCTTCCATAATACGCTGGTAGACAGGATTGTTCCGGGGTATCCCCGCAATGAGATTGAAGATTACAACATCAAGCTGGATTATCATGATAACCTGATTGTTGCCGCAGAGCCTTTCTTCCTTTGGGTTATTGAAGGTGATGAGGCGCTTAAACAGAAACTTCCGTTTCATAAAACCAACCTTAATGTGAAGATTGTAGATGATATGCAGCCTTTCCGTACGCTGAAGGTGAGAATACTAAATGGTGCACATACAGCTATGGTGCCCTTCTCTATACTTTACGGCAATGAAACAGTGAAACAGACTGTTGATGGTGACTTCACAGGTGCGTTTGTAAACAGCATCATCAGCGAAATAAGCGGTACACTGCCGATGGATAAAAAAGAAGTAGATGCATATGCCGAAGAAGTGATGGACCGTTTCCGTAACCCATTCATTAAACACCAGTTGTCAGACATCGCGCTTAACTCTATATCAAAGTTCAAGGTGCGGGTGCTGCCAAGCCTTCTGCAATATCAAAAAGATAATGGACAGCTGCCTAAAAGCCTTACCTTCTCAATGGCATGCCTTATGTTATTCTACAAAGGCAGCTGGAAGGGTACGGTACTGCCTGTAAAAGATTCGCCTGAAATTACAGACGAATTTATTGCGGCATGGCAATTGCCCCAAATTGAGATGGTAGTAAGCCGGATTCTTGGGAATGAAGAGTTTTGGGGTGAAGACCTGAACAATGTATCAGGCCTGGGTGATGAGCTTGTAAGGACGATAACTGAAATTGAAAATAGCGGGCTTGAAAAAGCCTATATGGAATACAACAGGCAATATCAATCGTAA
- a CDS encoding RagB/SusD family nutrient uptake outer membrane protein produces the protein MKNIKVFAGIILAGLVMSCSDFTDSLDAPSESSLDEQVIFSTPGLAQKAVDGIKIPFGETNSYRGRFLPWYGMNTDAEWYNSSESVSDKSDLVAYDAKPNNAEMNTTNNAWAMMFSGIERANICIRGIRAYGNPAPDNEMGYLLGEAITLRAIYYADLLRAWGDVPERFEPIEEATVYLPKSNRDIIYKRLIADLAEAATLVPWPNESAATTSVERINKAFVKGLRARLALVASGYQQYPDGVRRSNDPELSVQNMYTIALNECRDIIQSGSAHLEPTFEGLWRKYNQENLSAGGESLWEIPFGEGRGRMLFTFAVNHANSDQFHGNGSNRGGVAGPLPNLYYDYDVTDLRRDVTCVPYRWGNPVNGIAKQQPGALNRWYFGKFRYEWMNRFVTSTNDDGVNKIYMRYAEVLLMAAEAANELEGPGAAAPYLKEIRMRAFPAAQHATKVDAYVNSLGSKTAMHQAIMDEHKFEFTGEMERKQALIRWNKLGENLAEAKAKMTRLQQRTGEYSDVATTIYYKFNPDNVTITIYGLNHGETANPGAGWTSVTWSNLSDAKIAGLYRPGVNPDQRQFWPIWQVFLDASNGKLFNDYGY, from the coding sequence ATGAAAAATATAAAAGTATTTGCAGGAATAATATTAGCAGGGCTTGTTATGTCCTGCAGCGATTTTACCGATTCGCTGGATGCACCATCAGAATCATCGTTGGATGAACAAGTTATTTTTTCCACCCCGGGTCTGGCCCAAAAAGCTGTAGACGGTATTAAAATACCTTTTGGGGAAACAAACTCATACCGTGGGCGTTTTCTACCATGGTATGGGATGAATACCGATGCAGAATGGTATAATTCGTCTGAATCAGTTAGTGATAAATCTGATTTGGTGGCATATGATGCCAAGCCGAATAATGCCGAGATGAATACCACAAATAATGCCTGGGCAATGATGTTCTCAGGTATTGAGCGTGCCAATATTTGCATTCGTGGCATCCGCGCATATGGCAACCCCGCGCCTGATAATGAAATGGGTTATTTGTTAGGCGAGGCGATCACCCTGCGTGCAATTTATTATGCAGATTTGCTTCGCGCCTGGGGTGATGTACCTGAACGTTTTGAACCCATTGAAGAAGCTACGGTATACCTGCCAAAGTCCAACAGGGATATTATTTACAAACGCCTTATTGCCGACCTTGCAGAGGCAGCAACATTGGTGCCGTGGCCTAATGAAAGCGCAGCAACAACATCTGTAGAGCGTATAAACAAAGCTTTTGTAAAAGGCCTGCGAGCACGCCTGGCGCTTGTGGCGAGCGGTTATCAGCAATATCCTGATGGTGTTAGGAGGAGCAACGACCCCGAACTTTCTGTACAAAACATGTATACAATTGCATTGAACGAGTGCCGTGATATCATACAAAGCGGAAGCGCACATCTTGAGCCTACATTTGAAGGTTTATGGAGAAAATACAATCAGGAAAATTTAAGTGCCGGAGGTGAGTCGCTATGGGAAATACCTTTTGGTGAGGGCCGCGGGAGGATGCTGTTTACATTTGCCGTAAATCACGCAAACAGCGACCAGTTTCATGGCAACGGCAGTAACAGGGGCGGTGTAGCAGGGCCGCTGCCAAACCTGTATTATGATTATGATGTGACTGATTTGCGCCGTGATGTAACGTGTGTACCTTACAGGTGGGGAAATCCGGTAAACGGTATTGCCAAGCAGCAGCCTGGCGCACTTAACAGATGGTATTTTGGGAAATTCCGTTATGAGTGGATGAACAGGTTTGTAACCTCAACCAATGATGATGGTGTAAACAAAATTTACATGCGCTATGCCGAAGTACTGCTTATGGCTGCCGAAGCAGCAAATGAACTTGAAGGCCCGGGTGCTGCAGCACCGTATTTAAAGGAAATACGTATGAGGGCTTTCCCTGCAGCGCAACATGCCACAAAGGTGGATGCCTACGTAAACTCATTGGGTAGTAAAACAGCTATGCACCAGGCAATTATGGATGAGCATAAATTTGAGTTTACAGGTGAAATGGAGCGTAAGCAGGCGCTAATCCGTTGGAATAAGCTTGGCGAAAACCTTGCTGAGGCCAAAGCTAAAATGACAAGGTTGCAACAACGTACAGGCGAATATAGCGATGTGGCAACTACGATATATTATAAATTTAACCCTGATAATGTGACAATTACCATTTACGGCTTGAATCACGGCGAAACCGCTAATCCGGGTGCAGGATGGACTTCTGTAACATGGAGCAACCTATCGGATGCTAAGATTGCAGGGCTTTATAGGCCGGGCGTTAATCCGGACCAAAGGCAATTTTGGCCTATCTGGCAGGTTTTTCTGGATGCAAGCAACGGAAAATTGTTTAACGACTACGGTTACTAG
- a CDS encoding TonB-dependent receptor, whose product MKFKNFYDKLANYFFAVSVFLLLLVSFQNHAQAGAVITGTVVDDGGLGIPGVNINEKGTANYATTDLDGNFSITIAGAASELTFSYLGFEPVTQPVGDKRKLSIILRPSVSELDEVVVIGYGTARKSDLTGAVSTISGQELQKQGIANVAEALTGRLAGVNVTSAEGSPDSEIKIRVRGNGSISQDSSPLLIVDGFPVNSINDISPSDIDTVTVLKDASSTAIYGSRGANGVIIITTKSGTTDSKLSVNLTSFYGVKHRVKKIDVLGVQDYANWQYEYAQLNEVPESYDEVFGPWSPNQYAGVEGRNWQDEIYGQTGWVQSHDLGLRGGSDKMNYSFNYARFDEQAIMLGSDYRRNNLSLNLKNKPSDKVTLNFVMRYSDTEINGAGANEQNEYSSQDSRLRNSVAYAPINLPGITSDDTDEADPSYLVNPFVSVYDNGRSQMRKNFNMLGSFSWEIIDNLKFKTDFGLDNYNYRDNRFFGRSTYYVRNIPATENQNLPALIMGDRKDVRFRNVNTLNYDFKKILGENHDLTILVGEESINYKSTTTTSTIHGFDEFYTFENAVNLSAAGTPFSVDNFMFPEDKLLSFFGRINYDFDDRYLLTATYRADGSSKFLGDNRWGYFPSAAVAWKISSEEFLQGISWLNLLKVRFSYGQAGNNNIPTGQTIQTFQASASSWINGVSNFLSASKIMANPNLKWETTTTRNLGLDYEFFKGRISGSVELYKNTTDDLLLRFPVPGTGYDFQYRNMGEIENKGIEANVNAIIADQKNYGLSVALNIASNRNRINSLGVMDNFDFASAWNSTVGTDYRIEVGQPLGVMYGYQSDGRYEVSDFTFANGVYTLREGVANSTAVVGDVMPGTMKLKDTNGDGVVNQDDRTIIGNANPKYTGGFTINANAYGFDLSAAFNFSYGNDVYNASKIEFNTSLPPGGQSGQYKNLTTEMAQGVRWTNIDPSTGTLVTDPAQLSALNANTTMWSPSMDRFVFSDWAVEDGSFLRLNTLTLGYSLPESVISKLGLTRLRVYGTANNVFVWTNYSGMDPEVSTRRQTPLTPAVDYSPYPRSRQFAFGLNVGF is encoded by the coding sequence ATGAAGTTTAAGAACTTTTATGACAAATTGGCAAACTACTTTTTTGCCGTAAGCGTTTTCCTTTTATTGCTGGTGAGTTTTCAAAACCATGCTCAGGCAGGCGCTGTAATCACAGGAACAGTAGTTGACGATGGCGGGCTTGGCATACCCGGAGTAAACATCAATGAAAAAGGGACTGCCAATTATGCCACAACAGACCTTGATGGAAATTTTAGCATAACCATTGCTGGCGCTGCAAGTGAGCTTACATTTTCTTACCTTGGTTTTGAACCGGTTACGCAGCCTGTTGGCGATAAAAGAAAATTAAGTATAATTCTTCGCCCATCGGTAAGTGAACTTGACGAAGTTGTTGTAATAGGCTACGGTACAGCCCGAAAATCAGACCTTACAGGTGCTGTTTCTACAATTTCAGGACAGGAGCTGCAAAAACAGGGTATTGCCAATGTTGCTGAAGCGCTTACCGGCCGGCTTGCGGGTGTAAATGTAACTTCAGCAGAAGGTTCGCCGGATTCTGAAATAAAAATAAGGGTGAGGGGTAACGGCTCTATATCGCAAGATAGCTCGCCGCTATTGATTGTTGACGGTTTTCCGGTAAACAGCATAAATGATATTTCTCCGTCTGATATTGATACAGTTACGGTGCTTAAAGATGCATCATCAACAGCGATATACGGTTCAAGGGGTGCAAACGGGGTAATTATTATAACAACAAAAAGCGGTACTACAGATAGTAAACTTAGCGTAAACCTTACTTCTTTTTATGGTGTGAAACACAGGGTAAAGAAAATAGATGTGCTTGGCGTGCAGGATTATGCCAACTGGCAGTATGAATATGCCCAGCTTAACGAAGTTCCTGAATCATATGACGAAGTATTCGGGCCATGGTCACCTAACCAGTATGCCGGTGTTGAAGGCAGAAACTGGCAGGATGAAATTTATGGACAAACAGGATGGGTACAAAGCCATGACTTAGGCTTAAGGGGCGGATCTGACAAGATGAATTATAGCTTCAACTATGCCAGATTTGATGAGCAGGCAATTATGCTGGGCTCAGACTATAGGAGAAATAACCTGTCATTAAACCTTAAAAATAAACCAAGTGACAAAGTTACCCTGAATTTTGTAATGCGTTATTCTGATACTGAAATTAACGGTGCGGGCGCAAACGAGCAAAATGAATATTCATCTCAAGACTCAAGACTTAGAAATTCAGTAGCGTATGCGCCAATTAATCTTCCTGGGATAACATCAGATGACACTGACGAAGCAGACCCGAGTTATCTTGTAAATCCATTTGTATCTGTTTATGACAACGGGCGTAGCCAAATGCGAAAAAATTTCAACATGCTTGGCAGTTTTTCATGGGAGATTATTGATAACCTGAAATTTAAGACTGATTTCGGCCTTGATAATTACAATTACAGAGATAACCGTTTTTTCGGTCGCAGTACTTACTATGTTCGTAATATACCGGCTACAGAAAACCAAAACCTGCCGGCCCTTATAATGGGTGACCGTAAAGATGTAAGGTTTAGGAATGTAAACACATTAAACTATGACTTCAAAAAAATACTTGGAGAAAATCATGACCTTACCATTCTTGTAGGTGAAGAAAGCATAAACTACAAGAGTACTACAACTACAAGCACCATACACGGCTTTGATGAATTCTATACTTTTGAAAATGCTGTAAATCTTAGTGCAGCAGGTACTCCTTTTTCTGTTGATAATTTTATGTTTCCCGAAGATAAATTATTGTCATTTTTCGGGCGTATAAACTATGACTTTGATGACCGTTACCTGCTTACGGCTACTTACCGTGCTGACGGTTCAAGTAAATTTCTCGGTGATAATCGTTGGGGCTATTTTCCTTCGGCGGCTGTAGCATGGAAAATTTCAAGCGAAGAATTCCTGCAGGGTATATCATGGCTAAACCTTCTTAAGGTAAGGTTCAGCTACGGGCAGGCCGGTAACAACAATATACCAACAGGACAAACTATCCAGACTTTCCAGGCGAGCGCTTCTTCATGGATAAACGGCGTGTCTAATTTTCTGTCAGCATCAAAAATTATGGCAAACCCGAATTTGAAATGGGAGACTACAACTACACGAAACCTGGGGCTTGATTACGAATTTTTCAAAGGCAGGATAAGCGGTTCGGTTGAATTGTATAAAAATACAACAGATGATCTTTTGCTGCGCTTCCCTGTTCCCGGTACCGGTTATGATTTTCAATACCGTAACATGGGAGAGATTGAAAATAAAGGTATAGAAGCTAATGTAAATGCAATAATTGCAGACCAGAAAAATTATGGGCTTAGCGTTGCTCTTAACATAGCATCAAACAGAAACAGGATTAACTCACTCGGTGTTATGGATAATTTTGATTTTGCCAGTGCCTGGAACTCAACAGTTGGGACAGATTATCGTATAGAAGTAGGTCAGCCATTGGGGGTAATGTATGGCTACCAAAGCGATGGCAGGTATGAAGTGTCAGACTTTACATTTGCCAATGGCGTGTATACTCTAAGAGAAGGAGTTGCCAATAGCACTGCCGTTGTGGGTGATGTTATGCCTGGGACCATGAAACTTAAAGACACTAACGGTGATGGCGTAGTTAATCAGGATGACCGCACAATCATTGGTAATGCCAATCCAAAATATACAGGTGGTTTTACAATTAATGCCAATGCATACGGGTTTGACCTTTCGGCAGCGTTCAACTTCAGTTATGGCAATGATGTATATAACGCCAGCAAAATTGAATTTAATACATCCCTGCCACCGGGCGGGCAAAGCGGGCAATATAAAAATTTAACTACAGAGATGGCACAGGGCGTAAGATGGACGAACATTGATCCGTCTACAGGCACACTTGTTACAGATCCTGCACAGCTTAGCGCGCTAAACGCAAACACTACAATGTGGTCTCCGTCAATGGATCGCTTCGTATTCAGTGACTGGGCTGTTGAAGATGGTTCTTTCTTAAGGCTTAATACACTCACACTTGGGTACTCGCTGCCGGAATCTGTAATTTCAAAACTCGGCCTTACAAGACTTAGGGTATACGGTACCGCAAACAATGTTTTTGTATGGACGAACTACTCAGGTATGGACCCGGAGGTTTCAACCAGGAGGCAGACACCGCTTACACCGGCAGTAGATTATTCACCGTATCCGCGCAGCAGGCAATTTGCCTTCGGCCTTAATGTCGGCTTTTAA